The following proteins are co-located in the Festucalex cinctus isolate MCC-2025b chromosome 15, RoL_Fcin_1.0, whole genome shotgun sequence genome:
- the opn4xa gene encoding opsin 4xa isoform X3, whose product MDRQHSFYRQVDVHDHVHYIVAIFVFVIGTVGVTGNALVMYAFFCNKKLRTPPNFFIMNLAVSDFLMAITQSPIFFVNSLYKGWIFGETGCKIYAFCGALFGITSMINLLAISMDRYIVITKPLRALQWTSKRRTCVIICLVWLYSLAWSLAPLLGWSSYIPEGLLTSCTWDYVTSTPANKSYTLMLCCFVFFIPLGIISYCYLCMFLATRHASREVAKLGSQVRKSTLIQQQTIKTEWKLAKIAFVVIIVFVLSWSPYACVTLIAWAGYASILNPYSKAVPAVIAKASAIYNPFIYAIIHSKYRDTLAEKVPCLHFLAQARRRDIMSLSHSQTSFRDSVLSRQSSVSKNKFLQQVWSDVELDPMDQNICLRSSYSRGASKDPNQDKRPQ is encoded by the exons ATGGACCGGCAACACAGCTTCTATCGGCAGGTGGACGTCCACGACCACGTTCACTACATCGTcgccatttttgtgtttgtgatcgGAACAGTGGGCGTTACCGGAAATGCCTTGGTCATGTATGCATTTTTctg TAACAAAAAGCTACGCACTCCTCCCAACTTTTTCATCATGAACCTGGCAGTCAGCGACTTCCTCATGGCCATCACTCAGTCGCCCATCTTCTTTGTCAACTCCCTCTACAAGGGCTGGATTTTTGGGGAAACGG GTTGTAAAATTTACGCCTTCTGCGGAGCCTTATTTGGAATCACGTCCATGATTAACCTTCTGGCCATCTCTATGGATCGTTACATCGTCATCACCAAGCCTCTGCGGGCCTTACAATGGACCTCAAAGCGCCGCACGTGCGTCATTATTTGTCTGGTGTGGCTGTACTCTTTGGCGTGGAGCCTCGCACCACTTCTAGGGTGGA GTTCTTACATACCAGAAGGCCTGTTGACCTCATGCACGTGGGACTATGTGACGTCGACGCCCGCTAATAAAAGCTATACCTTGATGCTGTGCTGCTTTGTATTCTTCATCCCACTGGGCATCATATCCTACTGCTatctgtgcatgtttctggctaCTCGGCACGCCAGCAG GGAGGTGGCGAAGTTGGGCTCTCAGGTGAGGAAGTCAACGCTGATTCAGCAGCAGACCATCAAGACTGAGTGGAAGTTAGCCAAGATTGCCTTTGTGGTGATCATCGTGTTTGTGCTCTCCTGGTCACCCTACGCGTGCGTCACCCTCATCGCCTGGGCCGG ATACGCAAGCATCCTGAACCCCTACTCCAAAGCCGTCCCGGCGGTTATTGCCAAGGCCTCGGCCATCTACAACCCTTTCATCTATGCCATCATTCACTCCAAATACAG GGACACTCTAGCTGAAAAAGTCCCCTGTCTCCACTTCCTCGCCCAGGCCCGCCGGAGGGACATCATGTCGTTGTCACACAGCCAGACCTCCTTCAGGGACTCGGTGCTGAGCAGACAATCATCCGTCTCCAAAAACAAGTTTCTACAG CAGGTGTGGAGTGACGTGGAGCTGGATCCAATGGACCAGAACATTTGCCTGAGGTCCAGCTATTCCCGAGGTGCATCAAAGGACCCAAACCAAGACAAAAGACCCCAATGA
- the opn4xa gene encoding opsin 4xa isoform X1, with the protein MDRQHSFYRQVDVHDHVHYIVAIFVFVIGTVGVTGNALVMYAFFCNKKLRTPPNFFIMNLAVSDFLMAITQSPIFFVNSLYKGWIFGETGCKIYAFCGALFGITSMINLLAISMDRYIVITKPLRALQWTSKRRTCVIICLVWLYSLAWSLAPLLGWSSYIPEGLLTSCTWDYVTSTPANKSYTLMLCCFVFFIPLGIISYCYLCMFLATRHASREVAKLGSQVRKSTLIQQQTIKTEWKLAKIAFVVIIVFVLSWSPYACVTLIAWAGYASILNPYSKAVPAVIAKASAIYNPFIYAIIHSKYRDTLAEKVPCLHFLAQARRRDIMSLSHSQTSFRDSVLSRQSSVSKNKFLQVSSSVSMMDTQVWSDVELDPMDQNICLRSSYSRGASKDPNQDKRPQ; encoded by the exons ATGGACCGGCAACACAGCTTCTATCGGCAGGTGGACGTCCACGACCACGTTCACTACATCGTcgccatttttgtgtttgtgatcgGAACAGTGGGCGTTACCGGAAATGCCTTGGTCATGTATGCATTTTTctg TAACAAAAAGCTACGCACTCCTCCCAACTTTTTCATCATGAACCTGGCAGTCAGCGACTTCCTCATGGCCATCACTCAGTCGCCCATCTTCTTTGTCAACTCCCTCTACAAGGGCTGGATTTTTGGGGAAACGG GTTGTAAAATTTACGCCTTCTGCGGAGCCTTATTTGGAATCACGTCCATGATTAACCTTCTGGCCATCTCTATGGATCGTTACATCGTCATCACCAAGCCTCTGCGGGCCTTACAATGGACCTCAAAGCGCCGCACGTGCGTCATTATTTGTCTGGTGTGGCTGTACTCTTTGGCGTGGAGCCTCGCACCACTTCTAGGGTGGA GTTCTTACATACCAGAAGGCCTGTTGACCTCATGCACGTGGGACTATGTGACGTCGACGCCCGCTAATAAAAGCTATACCTTGATGCTGTGCTGCTTTGTATTCTTCATCCCACTGGGCATCATATCCTACTGCTatctgtgcatgtttctggctaCTCGGCACGCCAGCAG GGAGGTGGCGAAGTTGGGCTCTCAGGTGAGGAAGTCAACGCTGATTCAGCAGCAGACCATCAAGACTGAGTGGAAGTTAGCCAAGATTGCCTTTGTGGTGATCATCGTGTTTGTGCTCTCCTGGTCACCCTACGCGTGCGTCACCCTCATCGCCTGGGCCGG ATACGCAAGCATCCTGAACCCCTACTCCAAAGCCGTCCCGGCGGTTATTGCCAAGGCCTCGGCCATCTACAACCCTTTCATCTATGCCATCATTCACTCCAAATACAG GGACACTCTAGCTGAAAAAGTCCCCTGTCTCCACTTCCTCGCCCAGGCCCGCCGGAGGGACATCATGTCGTTGTCACACAGCCAGACCTCCTTCAGGGACTCGGTGCTGAGCAGACAATCATCCGTCTCCAAAAACAAGTTTCTACAGGTTTCCTCGTCCGTATCCATGATGGACACT CAGGTGTGGAGTGACGTGGAGCTGGATCCAATGGACCAGAACATTTGCCTGAGGTCCAGCTATTCCCGAGGTGCATCAAAGGACCCAAACCAAGACAAAAGACCCCAATGA
- the opn4xa gene encoding opsin 4xa isoform X2, giving the protein MDRQHSFYRQVDVHDHVHYIVAIFVFVIGTVGVTGNALVMYAFFCNKKLRTPPNFFIMNLAVSDFLMAITQSPIFFVNSLYKGWIFGETGCKIYAFCGALFGITSMINLLAISMDRYIVITKPLRALQWTSKRRTCVIICLVWLYSLAWSLAPLLGWSSYIPEGLLTSCTWDYVTSTPANKSYTLMLCCFVFFIPLGIISYCYLCMFLATRHASREVAKLGSQVRKSTLIQQQTIKTEWKLAKIAFVVIIVFVLSWSPYACVTLIAWAGYASILNPYSKAVPAVIAKASAIYNPFIYAIIHSKYRDTLAEKVPCLHFLAQARRRDIMSLSHSQTSFRDSVLSRQSSVSKNKFLQVSSSVSMMDTVWSDVELDPMDQNICLRSSYSRGASKDPNQDKRPQ; this is encoded by the exons ATGGACCGGCAACACAGCTTCTATCGGCAGGTGGACGTCCACGACCACGTTCACTACATCGTcgccatttttgtgtttgtgatcgGAACAGTGGGCGTTACCGGAAATGCCTTGGTCATGTATGCATTTTTctg TAACAAAAAGCTACGCACTCCTCCCAACTTTTTCATCATGAACCTGGCAGTCAGCGACTTCCTCATGGCCATCACTCAGTCGCCCATCTTCTTTGTCAACTCCCTCTACAAGGGCTGGATTTTTGGGGAAACGG GTTGTAAAATTTACGCCTTCTGCGGAGCCTTATTTGGAATCACGTCCATGATTAACCTTCTGGCCATCTCTATGGATCGTTACATCGTCATCACCAAGCCTCTGCGGGCCTTACAATGGACCTCAAAGCGCCGCACGTGCGTCATTATTTGTCTGGTGTGGCTGTACTCTTTGGCGTGGAGCCTCGCACCACTTCTAGGGTGGA GTTCTTACATACCAGAAGGCCTGTTGACCTCATGCACGTGGGACTATGTGACGTCGACGCCCGCTAATAAAAGCTATACCTTGATGCTGTGCTGCTTTGTATTCTTCATCCCACTGGGCATCATATCCTACTGCTatctgtgcatgtttctggctaCTCGGCACGCCAGCAG GGAGGTGGCGAAGTTGGGCTCTCAGGTGAGGAAGTCAACGCTGATTCAGCAGCAGACCATCAAGACTGAGTGGAAGTTAGCCAAGATTGCCTTTGTGGTGATCATCGTGTTTGTGCTCTCCTGGTCACCCTACGCGTGCGTCACCCTCATCGCCTGGGCCGG ATACGCAAGCATCCTGAACCCCTACTCCAAAGCCGTCCCGGCGGTTATTGCCAAGGCCTCGGCCATCTACAACCCTTTCATCTATGCCATCATTCACTCCAAATACAG GGACACTCTAGCTGAAAAAGTCCCCTGTCTCCACTTCCTCGCCCAGGCCCGCCGGAGGGACATCATGTCGTTGTCACACAGCCAGACCTCCTTCAGGGACTCGGTGCTGAGCAGACAATCATCCGTCTCCAAAAACAAGTTTCTACAGGTTTCCTCGTCCGTATCCATGATGGACACT GTGTGGAGTGACGTGGAGCTGGATCCAATGGACCAGAACATTTGCCTGAGGTCCAGCTATTCCCGAGGTGCATCAAAGGACCCAAACCAAGACAAAAGACCCCAATGA
- the opn4xa gene encoding opsin 4xa isoform X4, translated as MDRQHSFYRQVDVHDHVHYIVAIFVFVIGTVGVTGNALVMYAFFCNKKLRTPPNFFIMNLAVSDFLMAITQSPIFFVNSLYKGWIFGETGCKIYAFCGALFGITSMINLLAISMDRYIVITKPLRALQWTSKRRTCVIICLVWLYSLAWSLAPLLGWSSYIPEGLLTSCTWDYVTSTPANKSYTLMLCCFVFFIPLGIISYCYLCMFLATRHASREVAKLGSQVRKSTLIQQQTIKTEWKLAKIAFVVIIVFVLSWSPYACVTLIAWAGYASILNPYSKAVPAVIAKASAIYNPFIYAIIHSKYRPAGGTSCRCHTARPPSGTRC; from the exons ATGGACCGGCAACACAGCTTCTATCGGCAGGTGGACGTCCACGACCACGTTCACTACATCGTcgccatttttgtgtttgtgatcgGAACAGTGGGCGTTACCGGAAATGCCTTGGTCATGTATGCATTTTTctg TAACAAAAAGCTACGCACTCCTCCCAACTTTTTCATCATGAACCTGGCAGTCAGCGACTTCCTCATGGCCATCACTCAGTCGCCCATCTTCTTTGTCAACTCCCTCTACAAGGGCTGGATTTTTGGGGAAACGG GTTGTAAAATTTACGCCTTCTGCGGAGCCTTATTTGGAATCACGTCCATGATTAACCTTCTGGCCATCTCTATGGATCGTTACATCGTCATCACCAAGCCTCTGCGGGCCTTACAATGGACCTCAAAGCGCCGCACGTGCGTCATTATTTGTCTGGTGTGGCTGTACTCTTTGGCGTGGAGCCTCGCACCACTTCTAGGGTGGA GTTCTTACATACCAGAAGGCCTGTTGACCTCATGCACGTGGGACTATGTGACGTCGACGCCCGCTAATAAAAGCTATACCTTGATGCTGTGCTGCTTTGTATTCTTCATCCCACTGGGCATCATATCCTACTGCTatctgtgcatgtttctggctaCTCGGCACGCCAGCAG GGAGGTGGCGAAGTTGGGCTCTCAGGTGAGGAAGTCAACGCTGATTCAGCAGCAGACCATCAAGACTGAGTGGAAGTTAGCCAAGATTGCCTTTGTGGTGATCATCGTGTTTGTGCTCTCCTGGTCACCCTACGCGTGCGTCACCCTCATCGCCTGGGCCGG ATACGCAAGCATCCTGAACCCCTACTCCAAAGCCGTCCCGGCGGTTATTGCCAAGGCCTCGGCCATCTACAACCCTTTCATCTATGCCATCATTCACTCCAAATACAG GCCCGCCGGAGGGACATCATGTCGTTGTCACACAGCCAGACCTCCTTCAGGGACTCGGTGCTGA